TGCCGGCGGAATCGGCGCCGATGTCGAAGCGGCGCGTGGTGATCTTCCACCGCTCCGCGATGGCCTGGGCCATCAGCGCGCGGGAGGCGGAGACGCGGCTGGGCTGGAAGGCGGCCAGCCGTTCCGGCCGCATCAGGAAGGCAGGATCGCGCGGCGCGGGCGGCGCGTTGCGATCGTGCGGCGTGGACGCCGCGGTGGTATCGAGCGCGGCACTCACGCGGGGCGGCCCTCCAGGATGGCGCGCAGGCGGCGGGCGGCGGCGCGCAGGGGTTGGATCCAGCCATCCGGCGCGAAGCGCTGCGCCGGGGCGACGAGGGAGAGGGCGGCGGCGCACGCGCCGTCATGCCCGAAGACCGGCACGGCGGCGGCGCGGATGCCCTCGATGCTGCGGCCGGAGGAGATGGAGTGGCCGGTCCTCCGCACCTCCTCCAGGATCGCGGGGTCGAGGTCCGGGGCGAGGCGCCGCGCCCGGTCCGGATCGAGGAAGGCGAGCAGCACGCGGCCGGAGGCGGTGCCCTCCAGGTCCATGGCGGCGCCCACGCGCATCTCCACGCGCAGCACGCCGCTCGGCTCCACGCGTTGGACAATGCGGGGCACGCCGTCCTCCAGCACGGCCAGGGACGCGGCCTCGCCCGTCCCGGCGCAGAGCGTCTCGAGGACGGAGAGGGTGCGGTCGCCGAGCCCGGCCTGCTCCGTCGCGGCCTGAGAGAGGCGGGCGGCGCGGAGGGTGAGGCGGAAGGCGCCCTCGGCCGTCTGCTCCACCCAGCCCGCCGCCATGAGCGTGACGAGGCGCTGGTAGATCGTGGCGCGCCCCGCGCCGAGTTCGCGCGACAGCACGGAGAGCCGGACGGGGCGGCGGCTGTGGCTGAGGTGGTCCAGCAGGGCGAGGGTTTTCAGCGCGGAGGCGAGCGGGCGGACGCCGCCTTCGGGTGCGGCGCCCATCTCCTCTGGCATGTCGGTTCCGTCGGGCAATTTGTATCCTGTCAGAATACTTCGTATTCGAACTGAAGCGATCTTTCTCCTGTCTCTGGCTGGCGTCAAAGGGTTTTTAACCGATGGATGAAATCTTGCCCGCGCGCGGCGGGTGCGCCGGGCAGCCCGGGTCCGATCTGCGGCCGGCGTTGGAGGCCCCGGACCCGGACGAGCCGACCGGAGGCGTGGCCAGCCCGGGGAGCGCGGCTGTGCGCGACAGGGCAACGGGCGCTCCCGGAGGAGCGCCCGTCAGCGTGCGGATCGGCGGGCGGATCGGCGGGCGCGAGGAGGGGTGCGACGCCGCCTTCCCGATGCGGTAACGCGGTTCAGGCCCCCCGCGTCGAGGGGGGGGCGGCCCGGCCCCGGTCAGGCCGCCGGCACGGCGGTCTCGGCGCCCGCCTCGGTGCATTCGGGCAGAACGCAGTTCACCATCCAGGGCGTGCCGAAGCGGTCCACCAGCATGCCGAAGCGCTGCGCCCAAAAGGTCGGGGCCATGGGCATCCGCACCTCGCCGCCCTCGAGGAGGGCGGCGAAGACGCGCTCCGCCTCCTCCGGCGTGTCCGTGTTGATGTTGACGGAGAAGCCGCCCGGCGTGCCCGCGGGGAGGTTCGGCGGCGCGTCGGAGGCCATGAGCGTGGTGCCGCCTACGTCCAGGCAGGCGTGCAGGATCTTCTCCGCCCAGCCCGGCGGCATCTGCGCCTCGGCGGGCGTGCCCGTGGCGCGGAGCATGGCGATCATCCTCCCGCCCAGCACCCTCTCGTAATGGGTCATGGCCTCCTCGCAGTTGCCGTCGAAGTAGAGGTAGGCGTTGGTCTGCATGGGCCCGGTTCCCTGTCCTGCCGGACAGGCCCCCGCCCGCCCTTGACAGAAAAGGTTGATACCAACATATATGGCCGGTGTCAAAGCCCGTCGCGATCCCGTTCGAGATCACCCTTGCCGTCCGCGACACCTGCCTGTGCCTGCACGCCCAGCGCCTGGCGCGGGCCCTGGCGCGGCACTTCGACGAGGTGCTGCGCCCGGCGGGGCTGACGAACGGGCAGTTCTCCCTGCTGATGTCGCTGAACCGCCCCTCCCCGCCCCCCATGGCCCCGGTGGCGGCGCTGCTGGGCATGGACCGGACGAGCCTGACCGCGATGCTGAAGCCGCTGGAGCGGCGCGGGCTGGTCCGGGTGGAGGCGGATGCGGCGGATCGGCGCGGGCGGCTGCTCCGGCTGACGGAGGCGGGGCACGCGGCGCTGGCGGCGGCGCTGCCGTTGTGGAAGGCGGCGCACGCGGCGGTGGAGGGGCGGATCGGGGATCCGGCGGGGTTCCGGGAGGCGGCGCGCGCGCTCGCCTAGCCCCTTGGCCCGCCCCTCTGGCCTGCCCCCCCTTGCTCGACCTAGCGCCGGCGCGGCCGGCGGCGCGGCAGGGCGCCGCGCCAAGCGCTTTCCAGCGCTGCGGCCAGCTCCTCCGTCGTCACAGCCTCCAGCAGCACGGTGGTGTAGCCCATCCGGCCCCAGCCACCAGGGACTGGGCTGAAGGCCTCCGGGTGGGTCAGGCACTTCATGGCCTGGTCCTCGGGCGAGAACTTCAGGTTCGCGCTCAGCCCGTCCGCGGCGAGGGTCGCGTAGATGCGGGCCACGCGGAAGGCCGCGCGGTCCATGTGCGGCGCCTCCTCCGTGCCCTCCAGCGCCAGGGCTAGCCGGCGCAGGTCGGCCCCGCCCGCCATCAGCGGCCCGCCCCGCCGCCCCAGAGCACCACCCCCGCGCCGAGCAGGCAGATAGCGCCGCCCGCCAGGTCCCAGCGGTCGGGCACCCGTCCCTCCACCGCGAACAGCCAGGCGATGGAGGCGGCGACATAGACGCCGCCATAGGCCGCGAAGGCGCGCCCGGCCGCCGCGGCCTCCGACAGGGTGAGGAGCCAGGCGAAGAGGGCGAGGGAGGCGGTGCCGGGCAGCAGCACCCAGGCGCCCCAGCCGAGGCGCCGCCAACCCCAGAAGGCGAAGCAGCCACCGATCTCGGCGAGGGCGGCGACGGCGTAGAGGGCGACGGTTCCCATGCC
This genomic window from Pararoseomonas sp. SCSIO 73927 contains:
- a CDS encoding IclR family transcriptional regulator, with protein sequence MPEEMGAAPEGGVRPLASALKTLALLDHLSHSRRPVRLSVLSRELGAGRATIYQRLVTLMAAGWVEQTAEGAFRLTLRAARLSQAATEQAGLGDRTLSVLETLCAGTGEAASLAVLEDGVPRIVQRVEPSGVLRVEMRVGAAMDLEGTASGRVLLAFLDPDRARRLAPDLDPAILEEVRRTGHSISSGRSIEGIRAAAVPVFGHDGACAAALSLVAPAQRFAPDGWIQPLRAAARRLRAILEGRPA
- a CDS encoding VOC family protein, coding for MQTNAYLYFDGNCEEAMTHYERVLGGRMIAMLRATGTPAEAQMPPGWAEKILHACLDVGGTTLMASDAPPNLPAGTPGGFSVNINTDTPEEAERVFAALLEGGEVRMPMAPTFWAQRFGMLVDRFGTPWMVNCVLPECTEAGAETAVPAA
- a CDS encoding MarR family transcriptional regulator, with the translated sequence MSKPVAIPFEITLAVRDTCLCLHAQRLARALARHFDEVLRPAGLTNGQFSLLMSLNRPSPPPMAPVAALLGMDRTSLTAMLKPLERRGLVRVEADAADRRGRLLRLTEAGHAALAAALPLWKAAHAAVEGRIGDPAGFREAARALA
- a CDS encoding MmcQ/YjbR family DNA-binding protein, with product MAGGADLRRLALALEGTEEAPHMDRAAFRVARIYATLAADGLSANLKFSPEDQAMKCLTHPEAFSPVPGGWGRMGYTTVLLEAVTTEELAAALESAWRGALPRRRPRRR
- a CDS encoding YnfA family protein, which encodes MGTVALYAVAALAEIGGCFAFWGWRRLGWGAWVLLPGTASLALFAWLLTLSEAAAAGRAFAAYGGVYVAASIAWLFAVEGRVPDRWDLAGGAICLLGAGVVLWGGGAGR